Proteins found in one Gadus macrocephalus chromosome 23, ASM3116895v1 genomic segment:
- the zbtb47b gene encoding zinc finger and BTB domain-containing protein 47 isoform X1: MLLVEKTSDFPTAEFSLVEDVALHFTCLMEQLNQQRLFQPALCDVDIVLVRQRSTFPAHKGVLAAYSPFFHSLFAQSKQLRRVDLSLDALTSQGLQQILNFIYTSRLLVSSRSVRDVLNAATLLRMSDIAASCRDLICSQSLRTVAGADMTKQGGLGDAAPGTRPEAGGPAPGQLYREIKQESEGLGRVYTTREGSSPFSVRVEETPLGKSQQYYPGEGGPGDGVLGALCKLEVKGPQESGVPEGHASFNRDQIIVEVNLNNQTLNVSKGPEGVQGPGPPETPGRSTHRCGNGGASEEEQEEENEEEDGEDEDGAAFEEGDGGPDALGPSSEEEEEEEEEEQEEEEEENSLDIPGLELPGQLIERPQRGSRRLAIGQTLAHASLANVRQGGRKRSLDPEGPVQKVRLEEKQHFPCKKCPRIFNNRWYLEKHMNVTHNRMQVCSHCGKRFLLESELLLHHQTDCEKSIQCVTCGKAFKKLWSLHEHNKIVHGYAEKKFSCEICEKKFYTMAHVRKHMVAHTKDMPFTCETCGKSFKRSMSLKVHSLQHSGEKPFKCENCSERFQYKYQLRSHMSIHIGHKQFMCQWCGKDFNMKQYFDEHMKTHTGEKPYICEICGKSFTSRPNMKRHRRTHTGEKPYPCEVCGQRFRFSNMLKAHREKCFRVSNLSLVADGNDPSLELPHGPSNAVVSVTTPPADAVSGARPLQPPPAGPHLPPPPPLFSAGRMNSGR; encoded by the exons CTCCTAGTGGAGAAGACCTCCGACTTCCCCACGGCCGAGTTCTCTCTGGTGGAGGATGTGGCGCTGCACTTCACTTGCCTGATGGAGCAGCTCAATCAGCAGCGCCTCTTCCAACCCGCCCTGTGTGACGTGGACATTGTCCTGGTGCGCCAGCGCAGCACCTTCCCCGCCCACAAGGGGGTGCTGGCGGCCTACAGCCCCTTCTTCCACTCCCTGTTCGCCCAGAGCAAGCAGCTGCGGCGCGTGGACCTGTCACTGGACGCCCTGACCTCGCAGGGCCTGCAGCAGATCCTCAACTTCATCTACACCTCCCGCCTGCTGGTGAGCAGCCGCTCCGTCAGGGACGTGCTCAACGCCGCCACCCTGCTGCGCATGAGCGACATCGCCGCCTCCTGCCGCGACCTCATCTGCAGCCAATCGCTGAGGACCGTCGCCGGGGCCGACATGACCAAGCAGGGGGGCCTCGGAGACGCGGCCCCGGGGACGAGGCCCGAGGCCGGGGGGCCCGCGCCCGGCCAGCTGTACCGGGAGATCAAGCAAGAGTCGGAGGGGCTGGGGAGGGTGTACACCACCAGGGAGGGCAGCAGCCCCTTCTccgtcagggtggaggagacccCCCTAGGGAAGAGCCAGCAATACTacccgggggaggggggtccgGGAGACGGTGTCCTGGGGGCCCTCTGTAAGCTGGAGGTCAAGGGGCCGCAGGAGTCAGGGGTCCCTGAGGGCCACGCCTCCTTCAACCGCGACCAGATCATCGTTGAGGTTAACCTCAACAACCAGACCCTTAACGTGTCCAAGGGGCCGGAGGGGGTgcagggccccgggccccccgaGACCCCCGGCCGCTCCACTCATCGCTGCGGCAATGGGGGGGCttctgaggaggagcaggaggaggagaatgaagaGGAGGACGGAGAAGATGAAGACGGGGCGGCCTTtgaagagggagatggagggccCGACGCTCTGGGGCcaagcagcgaggaggaggaagaggaggaggaagaggagcaggaggaggaggaggaggagaacagcctGGACATCCCAGGCCTGGAGCTGCCGGGCCAGCTGATTGAGAGGCCCCAGCGGGGGTCCCGGAGGCTGGCCATAGGGCAAACGTTGGCCCACGCCTCACTGGCCAATGTGCGGCAAGGGGGGCGCAAGAGGAGCCTGGACCCCGAGGGCCCGGTCCAAAAGGTGCGGCTGGAGGAGAAGCAGCACTTCCCCTGTAAGAAGTGCCCCCGCATCTTCAACAACCGCTGGTACCTGGAGAAGCACATGAATGTCACGCACAACCGCATGCAGGTCTGCTCCCACTGCGGCAAGCGCTTCCTGCTGGAGAGCGAGCTGCTGCTGCACCACCAGACGGACTGTGAGAAGAGCATCCAG TGTGTGACGTGCGGCAAGGCCTTCAAGAAGCTGTGGTCCCTGCATGAACACAACAAGATCGTCCATGGCTACGCAGAGAAGAAGTTCTCCTGTGAGATCTGTGAGAAGAAGTTCTACACCATGGCTCACGTGAGGAAGCACATGGTCG ctcatACTAAGGACATGCCTTTCACCTGTGAGACGTGTGGGAAGTCGTTCAAGCGCAGCATGTCTCTGAAGGTCCACTCGCTGCagcactctggggagaagcccttcaAGTGTGAG AACTGCAGTGAGCGGTTCCAGTACAAGTACCAGCTGCGCTCCCATATGAGCATTCACATCGGACACAAGCAGTTCATGTGCCAGTGGTGCGGCAAGGACTTCAACATGAAGCAGTACTTCGACGAGCACATGAAGACCCACACAG gagagaagccgtacatctgtGAGATCTGTGGTAAGAGCTTCACCAGCCGGCCAAACATGAAGCGCCACCGCCGCACGCACACCGGCGAAAAGCCCTATCCCTGCGAGGTATGCGGCCAGCGCTTCCGCTTCTCCAACATGCTCAAGGCCCACCGCGAGAAGTGCTTCCGGGTCAGCAACCTGTCACTGGTCGCCGACGGCAACGACCCCTCCCTGGAACTCCCCCACGGCCCTTCCAACGCCGTCGTTTCAGTGACCACGCCCCCCGCCGATGCTGTCTcgggggcccgccccctccagccGCCCCCGGCCgggccccacctcccccccccgcccccactgtTCTCCGCCGGCAGGATGAACTCCGGCCGctga
- the zbtb47b gene encoding zinc finger and BTB domain-containing protein 47 isoform X2, whose protein sequence is MLLVEKTSDFPTAEFSLVEDVALHFTCLMEQLNQQRLFQPALCDVDIVLVRQRSTFPAHKGVLAAYSPFFHSLFAQSKQLRRVDLSLDALTSQGLQQILNFIYTSRLLVSSRSVRDVLNAATLLRMSDIAASCRDLICSQSLRTVAGADMTKQGGLGDAAPGTRPEAGGPAPGQLYREIKQESEGLGRVYTTREGSSPFSVRVEETPLGKSQQYYPGEGGPGDGVLGALCKLEVKGPQESGVPEGHASFNRDQIIVEVNLNNQTLNVSKGPEGVQGPGPPETPGRSTHRCGNGGASEEEQEEENEEEDGEDEDGAAFEEGDGGPDALGPSSEEEEEEEEEEQEEEEEENSLDIPGLELPGQLIERPQRGSRRLAIGQTLAHASLANVRQGGRKRSLDPEGPVQKVRLEEKQHFPCKKCPRIFNNRWYLEKHMNVTHNRMQVCSHCGKRFLLESELLLHHQTDCEKSIQCVTCGKAFKKLWSLHEHNKIVHGYAEKKFSCEICEKKFYTMAHVRKHMVAHTKDMPFTCETCGKSFKRSMSLKVHSLQHSGEKPFKCENCSERFQYKYQLRSHMSIHIGHKQFMCQWCGKDFNMKQYFDEHMKTHTGGV, encoded by the exons CTCCTAGTGGAGAAGACCTCCGACTTCCCCACGGCCGAGTTCTCTCTGGTGGAGGATGTGGCGCTGCACTTCACTTGCCTGATGGAGCAGCTCAATCAGCAGCGCCTCTTCCAACCCGCCCTGTGTGACGTGGACATTGTCCTGGTGCGCCAGCGCAGCACCTTCCCCGCCCACAAGGGGGTGCTGGCGGCCTACAGCCCCTTCTTCCACTCCCTGTTCGCCCAGAGCAAGCAGCTGCGGCGCGTGGACCTGTCACTGGACGCCCTGACCTCGCAGGGCCTGCAGCAGATCCTCAACTTCATCTACACCTCCCGCCTGCTGGTGAGCAGCCGCTCCGTCAGGGACGTGCTCAACGCCGCCACCCTGCTGCGCATGAGCGACATCGCCGCCTCCTGCCGCGACCTCATCTGCAGCCAATCGCTGAGGACCGTCGCCGGGGCCGACATGACCAAGCAGGGGGGCCTCGGAGACGCGGCCCCGGGGACGAGGCCCGAGGCCGGGGGGCCCGCGCCCGGCCAGCTGTACCGGGAGATCAAGCAAGAGTCGGAGGGGCTGGGGAGGGTGTACACCACCAGGGAGGGCAGCAGCCCCTTCTccgtcagggtggaggagacccCCCTAGGGAAGAGCCAGCAATACTacccgggggaggggggtccgGGAGACGGTGTCCTGGGGGCCCTCTGTAAGCTGGAGGTCAAGGGGCCGCAGGAGTCAGGGGTCCCTGAGGGCCACGCCTCCTTCAACCGCGACCAGATCATCGTTGAGGTTAACCTCAACAACCAGACCCTTAACGTGTCCAAGGGGCCGGAGGGGGTgcagggccccgggccccccgaGACCCCCGGCCGCTCCACTCATCGCTGCGGCAATGGGGGGGCttctgaggaggagcaggaggaggagaatgaagaGGAGGACGGAGAAGATGAAGACGGGGCGGCCTTtgaagagggagatggagggccCGACGCTCTGGGGCcaagcagcgaggaggaggaagaggaggaggaagaggagcaggaggaggaggaggaggagaacagcctGGACATCCCAGGCCTGGAGCTGCCGGGCCAGCTGATTGAGAGGCCCCAGCGGGGGTCCCGGAGGCTGGCCATAGGGCAAACGTTGGCCCACGCCTCACTGGCCAATGTGCGGCAAGGGGGGCGCAAGAGGAGCCTGGACCCCGAGGGCCCGGTCCAAAAGGTGCGGCTGGAGGAGAAGCAGCACTTCCCCTGTAAGAAGTGCCCCCGCATCTTCAACAACCGCTGGTACCTGGAGAAGCACATGAATGTCACGCACAACCGCATGCAGGTCTGCTCCCACTGCGGCAAGCGCTTCCTGCTGGAGAGCGAGCTGCTGCTGCACCACCAGACGGACTGTGAGAAGAGCATCCAG TGTGTGACGTGCGGCAAGGCCTTCAAGAAGCTGTGGTCCCTGCATGAACACAACAAGATCGTCCATGGCTACGCAGAGAAGAAGTTCTCCTGTGAGATCTGTGAGAAGAAGTTCTACACCATGGCTCACGTGAGGAAGCACATGGTCG ctcatACTAAGGACATGCCTTTCACCTGTGAGACGTGTGGGAAGTCGTTCAAGCGCAGCATGTCTCTGAAGGTCCACTCGCTGCagcactctggggagaagcccttcaAGTGTGAG AACTGCAGTGAGCGGTTCCAGTACAAGTACCAGCTGCGCTCCCATATGAGCATTCACATCGGACACAAGCAGTTCATGTGCCAGTGGTGCGGCAAGGACTTCAACATGAAGCAGTACTTCGACGAGCACATGAAGACCCACACAG gaGGTGTGTAG